AAGGGCTTCCGCCGCGGCCTGGCGGTGCTCAGTGGCTTTATCCTGGGTGGCGCCTTTAACAAACCCTTCCCCCATCTGCCGGATGATAAACCGGGGGCCCAGTTGCTGTGCTGCCGCCAATTCACCATATTTCCAGCCGCCCTTAATAAACTGGATGATCAGGATTCTCATCCCCTGCCCCCAGGCTCGGAAGGCCATGCCCAAAGCAGCGGTGGTTTTGCCCTTGCCGTTGCCGGTGTGAACGATAATAAGACCCTGCGCATCTGACATTTTAGATTCCTCCCTTTTCTAGGTTTATTACCAGGCGGCCCACCTTCCGGTCCGGTGTCTGTAACAGGAAAAGTCGGACAAAGCGGCGAATAGAATATAGGTTCGATTCTGTTAAATGCTAATTGGGAAGGGTGTACTATATGACCGTATTAAGCCGCCAGTTTCTCATTGTGGATTTTGAGTTTACGACCCACCGGAATGGACCAGGCCGCCCCCGGGCCTTCTTTCCCGAGATTATTGAGGCCGGGGCTGTATTGCTAACCCCGCCGGCCTATGAAGCCGGCGATTCTTATCAGAGCTATGTCCGGCCCCGTTTTTTCCCCCGGCTTACCGAGGAGTGCCGCAATATCACTCTGATTCAGCAAAGAGATATTGATGCCGGCATTACCATGGAAAAAATGCTGGAGGATTTAAGCCAAAATTATCGGGCCGGCCTCACCTACATCGTAGCCTGGGGCAACGCTGACCGGGACGTGATCGCCAATGCCTGCGTACGCTATAAAATTGACTGCCCCTTCTCCTGGGATGATTACATCGACCTGGCGGAAGAGTACAAAGTCCTTTATTCATTAGAACGCCTGGCATCCTTGAAATCCGCTCTGATCGAACGGAAAATTACTCAGACCGGTCTCTCTCACCTGGCTCTGGATGATGCCTTGAACACCGCCCAGGTCCTGAAAAAAATGCTGGCTGAAGGCTGGCAGCCGCGCTACCCCGCTGTTTCAGCCGGCAATGTAAATTCTACGGCAATATCTTAAAGCTGACTGCCGCTTTCGTGCTTACGTTTTCGATACATTTGAAAATCTATGACCTTTCTTCTGGCCTGGGCCACAGCTTTGGCGGCGGGGCCCAGCTCGGGGAGATCAGGCTGCAGCTGACGGGCTTGCTCCAGGATATGTTCGGCCTGGTCGAATTGGCCCAGGGCTGAGTGGCAGCGCACCGTGGCCAGCAGAAATTCTACGTCTTCCGGGGAATCTGCCAGCCATTTTTCGTATACCTGCAGGGCTTTGCCGGCTTCGCCGCATTGTTCCAGCACCAGGCCGGCATAGTAAATATCGTCTCGTTCATGGGACGCCAGATTTCGAGCGGCTTCCATGGCTTTCTGAGCCGCCGGCGCCAGTTGATTCAGAGCCAAATGGGCATCCGCCTGGTCCAAAAGTTCCAATGGGTCCTGAGTTTTCACCGCCGCAATCTGCCGCAGAATTTCCTCGTACTGATCCCGGAATTCATAGTCAAACAACATCTCCGCCACGTCCCACAACAAGCAGGTGTCAGCAGGATACAGCTGGCGTATTTGGCTGATATTGCGCTGGGCCAGCATTTCCTGCCCGGATCCGAAATAATAGTCGGTTATCCAAAATAACGCATCTTTTCCTTCATACTGCTGCCGGCCGATTTCCTCTGCATAGCGCTTGGCCAAATCCCAATTTTCGGTGTGCAGCGCAGACGACAAAGCGCATACCAGCACTTCCTCGCCTGTTTCACCGTCAGTCACCAATTTATGCAACAGAAGAAGCGCTTCGGCATAGCGGCCGTCCTCCATGAGACTGCAGGCATGGTGAAACGTTGTTTCTTTAAATAAATCACTGCCGTTCATGCTTTCACTCTCCTTTATCAAGTATCAACCCTTTACTGCGTTACGGCCGAGAGTGTTTTCTCCTGCAGCAAATAGCCATAACAGCGGTAGACTTGAATTTCACGGGTTGTAAACCGGTCCCGGTAATATATTGTATCCACCGGCTCTACCTGCATGAAAATTTTTTCTAGCTCAGGCCTTTGTTCCTTGCTGCCGAAAAATACAGCCCGGTTAATCGTCCTGCCTGCCAGATCCTGCCGCCAGTAATCAAACTGGGAAAATCGCGCCGGGGTCAGGATGTGGACCTGGGGCCGGCCAGCAAGATAATACCATGCCAGGGATGCCGTTTCATAGCTATCGCTTAACACCACATCGCCGGGCTCTACATACCGGCTGCCGGCGTGAAAGACCGAATCCCAGCCCTGCAGCTGCTGCTTCATGATCATCTCACGGGGCAGTCCCGGAAAGAATTCGGGTGATTTGACCAGACTGATGATTAGCAGCGACAGGACCAATCCGGTCGCCACCAACCGGCGGCAGCGAAAACGATCCAGCCAATAGGCCAGGAGGACCACACCGGCAATATACGCCGGAACCGTCCAATTGGCCTCTGATTTTTTAAACAGGGAATGATAGCCGAAAAATAGGAGCGGAAAAGCGAATGTCCAGAATAAAAACGCCAGTCTGGGATCGCTCAGATTCCGCCGCCAATATCTTGCCGCATAATACAGGAGCGCCAGAAAAAACAGGGGATTGAAAACACCCGCCTGAGCGCCGAGAAATTCGACCGCCGTATCCGGGTTAAACACCTTCTGAGCAGCCACGCCATGGTCAAACTGGAAGCGAAAAGATACCCAGTCATGTCCGGCGTTCCAGGCCACCACCGGCAGGAAAACCAAAAACGCCAAAGCGCAGGCTATGTACAGTCGTCCGGACCGGAATACCCGCCGATAAGGCGAGAACAGCAAAAACAAAAATAAGGCGGCAAACAGCAAGACTGCGGTGTATTTTGACATCAGCGCCAGTCCGCCGGCTATTCCGGCGCCATAGAGACAATACGCCCGGTCGTGGAAAATCCCTTGATAAAAAAGGTAGAGCACCAACGACCAGAATAGAAACAGCGGTGAATCCGGGGTAATTACCAGAAATCCGATATGGACCAAGGGTAAAAATAAAAACAATACCAGCGCCAGCTCACCAACCCGGGGTGAAAACATGTCCCGCCCCAAAAGATAAACCAGGAAAGCGGCGCAGGTCGTAGAAAAGACTGCCGCCAAACGAATAAAAAATTCGCTGTCCCCCCCAATAGTGAAGAGGTGGATCAGGTAAGCCACCATAGGCGGATGATCGAAATAGGACCAATCCAAATGCTTGGACCAGATCCAATAATAGGCTTCGTCAAAATGCAGCGGCAGGCTGGCATTATACAACAGGTTCACCGCAATAACAGCGGCAAACAGCCACTTTATCCGTGTCCTCATAACTGAAAATGGTTTTTATCCCGCCGCAGCTTGAGCACCATAAAAACTGCCTCTAAAAAGATCTTGCGCGACATCTTGGATTTGCCAAGAGTTCGGTCTTCAAATACGATTGGAATCTCACGAATCCGGAATCCTTTCAAAAAAGCCCGATAGGTCATCTCAATCTGGAAGGAATAACCATTGGAGCGGATATCCTCTAAATTGAGAGATGCCAGGACTTCCCGCCGGAAACATTTGAAGCCGCCGGTCAGGTCCCGGAAGTGCAGGCCCAGAATCAGACGGGAGTACAAACTGCCGCCCCGGGAGATCATCTGCCGGATCATACCCCAGTTTTTCACGCCGCCACCGGCCACATAACGGCTGCCGATCACCAGGTCAGAATGTTCAATCTCCCGCAGAAAATCCGGAATATAGTCCGGATTGTGGGAAAAATCCGCATCCATTTCAAAGATATACTGATAATCCCGTTCCAAGGCCCATTTAAAGCCGGCGATATAAGCGGTGCCAAGACCCAGCTTGCCGGCCCGCCGCAAAATATGAAGCCGTTCGGCGCATTCTCCCGCCATCAGGTCTTCGACAGCCTTCCCGGTCTGATCCGGGGAATTATCATCGACAACCAAGATATGGATGTCTTTATGCTGAGCCAGTACCTGCGGAATAATCCGGGCAATGTTGTCACGCTCATTATAAGTAGGAATGATTACAAGAATCATGCTTAAACTCCTCCCGGGGACCGTTGAAAAAGGCCCATCTGTCACTTCGGCATTCTGCCCAGATCCGAGACCGCAGATGAGGTTTAGCAACAATCTTATGTATTAATCATTGAATGTAAAGCGGCGGTTCATGACAAAGTTCAACAAGCTCACCAAGCCGATAGCAACCAGTTGGGCCAGTGCTTTGTCCAGGGAAAACGATTCCACTAATGTTTTTAAGATCAGCAGGTTCACTACCAGGTTCAGGACGCTGACCAGGACAAAGCGGCAGTACTTGTCACGGGTGCTTTTATTCCCCTGGCCGCGAAACGTCCATATAAGATTCCAGTAAAAATTGTTGGTCACCGCAAAACAAAAAGCTATGATTGCAGCAGCCAGATAATGCAGCCCGGCATACATGGCCAGGGTATAGACCGCCATGTTGACCACCACGCCGGAGGCCCCGACCAGGGAGAATTTTACAAATGACTTCAGCAAAACCTTCTACTCCTGTCTCATAAAATACGGCATTTTTCACAACGAACAGTCATCTTGCATTCATTTTTGTTTTTTCTCGATTTCTATACGCCAAATGTAATACATTCGCTGATAAACACCGACTTCCTGCCGGTGGAGTAAATATTGCCGCAAGTCTTCTGCTCTTATTTTGCCCTAATTATTTGCTTTACGCCATTGCCCGATGGTCCTATTTAGCGACAAAATAGTTCATAGCATGTAAAAACCCCGGCGGATCTTATCCGGCCGGGGTTGCAGCGTGCTACATCTTACATCTCAACGACAGTCTTATATTTTTGTTCCCGCTCAAACCGTTCCAGCGCCAGTTCGATCAACCGGTCAATGAGTTCGGTATAGGAAATGCCGCTGATTTCCCATAGCTTAGGATACATACTGATCCGGGTGAAACCGGGAATGGTATTGATCTCATTGACGATCAATTCGCCGTTATCTTTAAGGAAGCAGTCCACCCGGCCCATTCCTTCGCAGCAAATGGCTTTAAAAGTCCGGATGGCCATCTGCTGTACCTGAGTCACAATATCAGAAGGCAGTTTGGCGGGGATTTCAAGGCCGGCGCCGTCTTCATCAATGTATTTAGCCTCGTAGGAGTAAAAATCCCGTTTCGGCAGAATTTCTCCCGGCAGCGAGGCGACGGGATCGCTGTTGCCCAGCACCGCACATTCAATTTCCTGGCCTTTGATAAACTCTTCAACGATCACCTTGCTGTCGTATTCCAGGGCGTAGGCCACGGCTTTATCGAATTCTTCTTTGGTGGAGGCCTTGCTGACCCCTACCGACGAGCCCAGATTAGCAGGTTTGACAAAGAGCGGCAGACCCAGTTTTTCTTCTACTTTTTCAAAGCTGGCTTCCGGGTCTTTTACCGTACGGTAATCCACCGCTACGTATTTGGCAATAGGAATGCCGGCATCCCGCAGCAGGCGCTTCATTACGTCTTTGTCCATACCTGCGGCTGAACCTAGTACGCCCGCCCCCACAAAGGGGATATTGGCCAGTTTTAACAGGCCCTGAACCGTCCCGTCCTCGCCAAAAGGTCCATGCAGGATCGGAAAGGCCACATCGATTTGCCCCAAGGATTTGTGGCTGGTTAAATTGAGAAGCTGTTCACTTCTTTCGCCGGGAATCAATGCCACACCCTGATTCGATTTATTCAGTTGGATCAGTTTCGGGTTGTCGGCGTGCAGGAGAACCTGTGATTCCTCGTTGACCTGCCAGCGTCCGGATTTGTCTATCCCGATCAATACTGCTTCATATTTTTCTTTGTTCATCGCATCGAGAACATTCTTGGCTGACTGCAGCGACACCTCATGTTCCGCCGATTTGCCCCCAAAGATAATACCCACCCGGATTTTTTTCTTCATGTGATATCCTCCTACTCTTAACCAAGCGTACATTACATGCGCAAGTATCTACTCTATTGTATTGATTTTAATACAGTAGCATTCTATATTCTTTCGGCAAAAACCCCTTTTAATCCTGCTGTCTCCACCCTGGTTCGGATCTCATGGATATCTGTAGTATAGAGATGTTTTTCTTTCATGCGTTCGAAGTATACCGAACCGGAAAAGGTGTATTTTTGTGTCAGTCCTTGCTTGGTCTGCATGCTTTCCCGGACAAAAGCGATTGCGTCGCCGCAGGCCAGGCTGCCGGGCAGCTCCAGGGCAGATTGGCCCAGGGCGGTGCGCCCGGCGTTATAGCCGGCTAAAGTGCCGGTGATAATGGCCTCGGTATGGCCTACGAGCAGTCCGGCTTTTTCACCGCCGCAGAACACATTGTTCAGTCCCTTCACCTTGAGGGCGTTGTTACGAGGCAGCATGCCCACAAAGCGCATGGAATTTCCTATGCCGCCGGCATAGGGATCTTCAAAGCGGGCGTTCTCAAAGCCGGGAATTTGCCGGAGCAGGTCTAGAGGATAATAGGGGCTCATCAGTTTGGCATGGCCGGTATCCAGGAGGATCACATTCTCGGCGAATTCAGCCAGGGCATACTGCTGACAGGCCTTCTGGCTCAGGGAATCCTTGTTTTTTTGCAGGTTTGGGGGAACGGGCACGATAACCACACCTGTTTCATTCAGTTCTTTGACGATTTCCGGCGCCAGGGAATCTTTGTGAAGCTTGCAGGAACCGCTCATAGCGCCTATTGAGCCGTCGGCCTTGAGGCCGATGATCTCTCTCACGCCGGCTTTGGCGGCAATACTCAGACGGGGGCCGAAGGTGGGACAGCGGTAAATGCACATCACACAACCATAGCCATATTTTGTGCAGTTTCCCGGAGGACCGGCCGTGCCGGCCGCATCGACAAACACGTCTCCCTCAGCCATTATATCACCGTCTTTGCTCGTGGCAATCACCGCTGTTATCCGGTCCCGCTCCTTTTGGATGTCTTTGACCCTGGCCTGCAGCCGCAGGGTAATCCCCGCCTCCCGCAGGACATGGCGGACTTCCGGCTCCGCCCGGGCCACATCATACAGGCTGACGTGCCTGTGCCCCGGGAACATAATATTTTGATGACGCGATACTTTATCGGTGAT
Above is a window of Acetonema longum DSM 6540 DNA encoding:
- a CDS encoding ArnT family glycosyltransferase codes for the protein MRTRIKWLFAAVIAVNLLYNASLPLHFDEAYYWIWSKHLDWSYFDHPPMVAYLIHLFTIGGDSEFFIRLAAVFSTTCAAFLVYLLGRDMFSPRVGELALVLFLFLPLVHIGFLVITPDSPLFLFWSLVLYLFYQGIFHDRAYCLYGAGIAGGLALMSKYTAVLLFAALFLFLLFSPYRRVFRSGRLYIACALAFLVFLPVVAWNAGHDWVSFRFQFDHGVAAQKVFNPDTAVEFLGAQAGVFNPLFFLALLYYAARYWRRNLSDPRLAFLFWTFAFPLLFFGYHSLFKKSEANWTVPAYIAGVVLLAYWLDRFRCRRLVATGLVLSLLIISLVKSPEFFPGLPREMIMKQQLQGWDSVFHAGSRYVEPGDVVLSDSYETASLAWYYLAGRPQVHILTPARFSQFDYWRQDLAGRTINRAVFFGSKEQRPELEKIFMQVEPVDTIYYRDRFTTREIQVYRCYGYLLQEKTLSAVTQ
- the ddlA gene encoding D-alanine--D-alanine ligase; its protein translation is MKKKIRVGIIFGGKSAEHEVSLQSAKNVLDAMNKEKYEAVLIGIDKSGRWQVNEESQVLLHADNPKLIQLNKSNQGVALIPGERSEQLLNLTSHKSLGQIDVAFPILHGPFGEDGTVQGLLKLANIPFVGAGVLGSAAGMDKDVMKRLLRDAGIPIAKYVAVDYRTVKDPEASFEKVEEKLGLPLFVKPANLGSSVGVSKASTKEEFDKAVAYALEYDSKVIVEEFIKGQEIECAVLGNSDPVASLPGEILPKRDFYSYEAKYIDEDGAGLEIPAKLPSDIVTQVQQMAIRTFKAICCEGMGRVDCFLKDNGELIVNEINTIPGFTRISMYPKLWEISGISYTELIDRLIELALERFEREQKYKTVVEM
- a CDS encoding polyprenol monophosphomannose synthase encodes the protein MILVIIPTYNERDNIARIIPQVLAQHKDIHILVVDDNSPDQTGKAVEDLMAGECAERLHILRRAGKLGLGTAYIAGFKWALERDYQYIFEMDADFSHNPDYIPDFLREIEHSDLVIGSRYVAGGGVKNWGMIRQMISRGGSLYSRLILGLHFRDLTGGFKCFRREVLASLNLEDIRSNGYSFQIEMTYRAFLKGFRIREIPIVFEDRTLGKSKMSRKIFLEAVFMVLKLRRDKNHFQL
- a CDS encoding tetratricopeptide repeat protein; this translates as MNGSDLFKETTFHHACSLMEDGRYAEALLLLHKLVTDGETGEEVLVCALSSALHTENWDLAKRYAEEIGRQQYEGKDALFWITDYYFGSGQEMLAQRNISQIRQLYPADTCLLWDVAEMLFDYEFRDQYEEILRQIAAVKTQDPLELLDQADAHLALNQLAPAAQKAMEAARNLASHERDDIYYAGLVLEQCGEAGKALQVYEKWLADSPEDVEFLLATVRCHSALGQFDQAEHILEQARQLQPDLPELGPAAKAVAQARRKVIDFQMYRKRKHESGSQL
- the kapD gene encoding 3'-5' exonuclease KapD, giving the protein MTVLSRQFLIVDFEFTTHRNGPGRPRAFFPEIIEAGAVLLTPPAYEAGDSYQSYVRPRFFPRLTEECRNITLIQQRDIDAGITMEKMLEDLSQNYRAGLTYIVAWGNADRDVIANACVRYKIDCPFSWDDYIDLAEEYKVLYSLERLASLKSALIERKITQTGLSHLALDDALNTAQVLKKMLAEGWQPRYPAVSAGNVNSTAIS
- a CDS encoding FAD-dependent oxidoreductase, which produces MAPKVIVVGGGWAGCAAALAARKTGCGVELFERTDMLLGTGLVGGIMRNNGRFTAAEEMIALGGGELFAITDKVSRHQNIMFPGHRHVSLYDVARAEPEVRHVLREAGITLRLQARVKDIQKERDRITAVIATSKDGDIMAEGDVFVDAAGTAGPPGNCTKYGYGCVMCIYRCPTFGPRLSIAAKAGVREIIGLKADGSIGAMSGSCKLHKDSLAPEIVKELNETGVVIVPVPPNLQKNKDSLSQKACQQYALAEFAENVILLDTGHAKLMSPYYPLDLLRQIPGFENARFEDPYAGGIGNSMRFVGMLPRNNALKVKGLNNVFCGGEKAGLLVGHTEAIITGTLAGYNAGRTALGQSALELPGSLACGDAIAFVRESMQTKQGLTQKYTFSGSVYFERMKEKHLYTTDIHEIRTRVETAGLKGVFAERI
- the cobO gene encoding cob(I)yrinic acid a,c-diamide adenosyltransferase; its protein translation is MSDAQGLIIVHTGNGKGKTTAALGMAFRAWGQGMRILIIQFIKGGWKYGELAAAQQLGPRFIIRQMGEGFVKGATQDKATEHRQAAAEALKAAEEAMSSGQWDMIILDEVNYALHYGLITLEEVLALLNKKPAALHLILTGRNAAADVIERADLVTEMKEIKHPYQKGIKAQKGIEF
- a CDS encoding GtrA family protein, encoding MLKSFVKFSLVGASGVVVNMAVYTLAMYAGLHYLAAAIIAFCFAVTNNFYWNLIWTFRGQGNKSTRDKYCRFVLVSVLNLVVNLLILKTLVESFSLDKALAQLVAIGLVSLLNFVMNRRFTFND